A region from the Rosa rugosa chromosome 6, drRosRugo1.1, whole genome shotgun sequence genome encodes:
- the LOC133716272 gene encoding pentatricopeptide repeat-containing protein At2g19280-like, giving the protein MNRAFLYFGKMLKSEITPSATTYTLLIDAYCKSGDIEMAEDMFQAMLSEGLLPDIVTYNTLMDGFGRKGHLQKVFGVLDMMNSSNVSPDVVTYNTLIHSLATRGFANEAKQIMFELIKRGFSLDVAAFTNVIDGFSKKGNFEEVFFVLFCMSEHEVKPDVVTCSALLNGYRKKHQMEQANVLFRKMLDIGLHPDLILYNTLIRGFCSVGSIDDACNLICMVVENGILPNNITHRALVLGFGKKRVRNPVLVAALKLQEILLRYGIHADFDEYLIPESCTH; this is encoded by the coding sequence ATGAATAGAGCTTTTCTGTATTTTGGAAAAATGTTAAAAAGTGAAATTACACCATCTGCTACCACGTACACGTTGCTCATCGATGCTTACTGCAAGTCTGGAGATATAGAAATGGCCGAAGATATGTTTCAAGCAATGCTTTCAGAGGGTCTACTACCTGATATTGTGACTTACAACACTTTAATGGATGGCTTCGGCAGGAAGGGACACTTGCAAAAGGTTTTTGGGGTCTTAGATATGATGAATTCTTCTAATGTTTCCCCTGATGTTGTTACATATAACACTCTCATTCATAGTCTTGCCACAAGAGGATTTGCCAATGAGGCAAAACAAATCATGTTTGAACTTATCAAAAGGGGTTTCTCCCTGGATGTAGCAGCATTTACTAATGTTATAGACGGGTTTTCAAAGAAGGGGAACTTTGAGGAAGTCTTTTTTGTGTTGTTCTGCATGAGTGAGCATGAGGTCAAACCCGATGTAGTGACATGCAGTGCTCTTCTCAATGGATACCGTAAGAAACATCAAATGGAACAAGCCAATGTTTTATTTCGCAAGATGCTTGATATTGGATTACATCCAGACCTGATACTGTATAACACTTTGATTCGTGGATTTTGTAGTGTTGGAAGCATTGATGATGCTTGCAACTTGATATGTATGGTGGTTGAAAATGGTATCCTTCCCAATAACATTACTCACCGGGCACTTGTCCTTGGGTTCGGAAAAAAGAGGGTTAGGAATCCTGTTTTAGTGGCAGCTCTTAAATTGCAAGAAATTCTTCTCAGATATGGTATTCATGCTGATTTTGATGAATATTTAATACCAGAAAGCTGCACCCATTGA
- the LOC133717281 gene encoding MATH domain and coiled-coil domain-containing protein At3g58210-like isoform X3 — protein sequence MSLADHQTAIVSRMKNEEGDQEQDDLAPSGTFPWRIENFSNLKFGKYASKIFTIGGTKWRVYMFLTDDDKSLGKRLALYLGVANAPYLPPGWTLFAHIRLTVVNQLDINKSVTKPTKGIQCTECRVKFDADNPDWGFKAFMPLSELYECSAESSRKENERPEQNVNPLQAPDSSPATKAAYIELIPPLQDAPGSGNSAKSSTVPSAVQEVAEVPTNPTGKLIDFMGFGKIESAFVPLLEKVCSVHPSLIECQRRRGRSITQCAFQTLGELLHFLKTTKIKDMTQETCEHLQTLWEDLEIFKFDLAWLEPHVQSALAMKKLLEKARKVKRMREDVEGLVNEQKRRTLALAVTEMDLEAAKKELSKEEEGFTEIDMETELGYGMP from the exons ATGTCCCTCGCCGATCACCAAACGGCCATTGTAAG CAGAATGAAGAATGAGGAAGGGGATCAAGAGCAAGATGATCTTGCACCATCTGGGACATTCCCTTGGAGAATCGAAAACTTCTCTAACTTAAAGTTCGGCAAGTATGCTTCTAAAATTTTCACCATTGGAGGCACCAAATG GCGGGTCTATATGTTTCTGACTGACGATGACAAGAGTCTGGGAAAGCGCTTGGCTTTGTATTTGGGGGTTGCAAATGCTCCATATTTGCCCCCTGGGTGGACTCTTTTTGCACACATCAGATTGACTGTGGTTAATCAACTTGACATTAACAAGTCAGTCACAAAGCCTACCAAGG GCATTCAATGCACTGAATGCAGAGTAAAATTCGATGCAGACAATCCTGACTGGGGGTTCAAAGCTTTCATGCCCCTCAGTGAATTATATGAATGCAGTGCAG AGTCCTCaaggaaagaaaatgaaaggCCGGAACAAAATGTGAATCCTTTGCAAGCTCCAGACTCTTCACCAGCAACTAAGGCTGCATATATTGAGCTGATACCTCCCTTGCAGGATGCCCCAGGTTCTGGTAACTCTGCAAAAAGCTCTACTGTACCTTCTGCAGTCCAGGAAGTTGCGGAAGTCCCGACCAACCCAACTGGCAAGCTTATAGATTTTATGGGTTTTGGAAAAATAGAGAGCGCTTTTGTTCCATTGCTGGAGAAAGTTTGTTCAGTGCATCCTTCATTGATTGAGTGCCAAAGAAGGAGAGGCCGTAGCATAACACAATGCGCATTCCAAACTTTGGGTGAACTCTTGCACTTTCTGAAGACTACAAAGATCAAGGATATGACTCAAGAGACCTGTGAGCACCTTCAAACTTTGTGGGAGGATCTTGAGATCTTCAAATTTGACTTGGCTTGGCTTGAGCCTCACGTTCAATCTGCTTTGGCTATGAAGAAGCTTTTGGAAAAGGCAAGGAAGGTGAAAAGAATGAGAGAAGATGTGGAAGGCTTGGTTAATGAACAGAAGAGGCGAACTCTTGCACTAGCTGTTACAGAGATGGACCTGGAGGCAGCAAAGAAGGAGTTGTCAAAGGAGGAAGAAGGCTTCACTGAGATAGATATGGAAACTGAACTAGGTTATGGGATGCCTTAG
- the LOC133717281 gene encoding MATH domain and coiled-coil domain-containing protein At3g58210-like isoform X2, whose product MSLADHQTAIVRMKNEEGDQEQDDLAPSGTFPWRIENFSNLKFGKYASKIFTIGGTKWRVYMFLTDDDKSLGKRLALYLGVANAPYLPPGWTLFAHIRLTVVNQLDINKSVTKPTKGIQCTECRVKFDADNPDWGFKAFMPLSELYECSAGYLLNDICIVEAQVDVPLMIEDQGSNVSVTTESSRKENERPEQNVNPLQAPDSSPATKAAYIELIPPLQDAPGSGNSAKSSTVPSAVQEVAEVPTNPTGKLIDFMGFGKIESAFVPLLEKVCSVHPSLIECQRRRGRSITQCAFQTLGELLHFLKTTKIKDMTQETCEHLQTLWEDLEIFKFDLAWLEPHVQSALAMKKLLEKARKVKRMREDVEGLVNEQKRRTLALAVTEMDLEAAKKELSKEEEGFTEIDMETELGYGMP is encoded by the exons ATGTCCCTCGCCGATCACCAAACGGCCATTGTAAG AATGAAGAATGAGGAAGGGGATCAAGAGCAAGATGATCTTGCACCATCTGGGACATTCCCTTGGAGAATCGAAAACTTCTCTAACTTAAAGTTCGGCAAGTATGCTTCTAAAATTTTCACCATTGGAGGCACCAAATG GCGGGTCTATATGTTTCTGACTGACGATGACAAGAGTCTGGGAAAGCGCTTGGCTTTGTATTTGGGGGTTGCAAATGCTCCATATTTGCCCCCTGGGTGGACTCTTTTTGCACACATCAGATTGACTGTGGTTAATCAACTTGACATTAACAAGTCAGTCACAAAGCCTACCAAGG GCATTCAATGCACTGAATGCAGAGTAAAATTCGATGCAGACAATCCTGACTGGGGGTTCAAAGCTTTCATGCCCCTCAGTGAATTATATGAATGCAGTGCAGGTTATCTTTTGAATGATATATGTATCGTTGAAGCCCAGGTTGATGTCCCATTAATGATTGAAGATCAAGGATCTAATGTTTCTGTAACTACAGAGTCCTCaaggaaagaaaatgaaaggCCGGAACAAAATGTGAATCCTTTGCAAGCTCCAGACTCTTCACCAGCAACTAAGGCTGCATATATTGAGCTGATACCTCCCTTGCAGGATGCCCCAGGTTCTGGTAACTCTGCAAAAAGCTCTACTGTACCTTCTGCAGTCCAGGAAGTTGCGGAAGTCCCGACCAACCCAACTGGCAAGCTTATAGATTTTATGGGTTTTGGAAAAATAGAGAGCGCTTTTGTTCCATTGCTGGAGAAAGTTTGTTCAGTGCATCCTTCATTGATTGAGTGCCAAAGAAGGAGAGGCCGTAGCATAACACAATGCGCATTCCAAACTTTGGGTGAACTCTTGCACTTTCTGAAGACTACAAAGATCAAGGATATGACTCAAGAGACCTGTGAGCACCTTCAAACTTTGTGGGAGGATCTTGAGATCTTCAAATTTGACTTGGCTTGGCTTGAGCCTCACGTTCAATCTGCTTTGGCTATGAAGAAGCTTTTGGAAAAGGCAAGGAAGGTGAAAAGAATGAGAGAAGATGTGGAAGGCTTGGTTAATGAACAGAAGAGGCGAACTCTTGCACTAGCTGTTACAGAGATGGACCTGGAGGCAGCAAAGAAGGAGTTGTCAAAGGAGGAAGAAGGCTTCACTGAGATAGATATGGAAACTGAACTAGGTTATGGGATGCCTTAG
- the LOC133717281 gene encoding MATH domain and coiled-coil domain-containing protein At3g58270-like isoform X1: protein MSLADHQTAIVSRMKNEEGDQEQDDLAPSGTFPWRIENFSNLKFGKYASKIFTIGGTKWRVYMFLTDDDKSLGKRLALYLGVANAPYLPPGWTLFAHIRLTVVNQLDINKSVTKPTKGIQCTECRVKFDADNPDWGFKAFMPLSELYECSAGYLLNDICIVEAQVDVPLMIEDQGSNVSVTTESSRKENERPEQNVNPLQAPDSSPATKAAYIELIPPLQDAPGSGNSAKSSTVPSAVQEVAEVPTNPTGKLIDFMGFGKIESAFVPLLEKVCSVHPSLIECQRRRGRSITQCAFQTLGELLHFLKTTKIKDMTQETCEHLQTLWEDLEIFKFDLAWLEPHVQSALAMKKLLEKARKVKRMREDVEGLVNEQKRRTLALAVTEMDLEAAKKELSKEEEGFTEIDMETELGYGMP, encoded by the exons ATGTCCCTCGCCGATCACCAAACGGCCATTGTAAG CAGAATGAAGAATGAGGAAGGGGATCAAGAGCAAGATGATCTTGCACCATCTGGGACATTCCCTTGGAGAATCGAAAACTTCTCTAACTTAAAGTTCGGCAAGTATGCTTCTAAAATTTTCACCATTGGAGGCACCAAATG GCGGGTCTATATGTTTCTGACTGACGATGACAAGAGTCTGGGAAAGCGCTTGGCTTTGTATTTGGGGGTTGCAAATGCTCCATATTTGCCCCCTGGGTGGACTCTTTTTGCACACATCAGATTGACTGTGGTTAATCAACTTGACATTAACAAGTCAGTCACAAAGCCTACCAAGG GCATTCAATGCACTGAATGCAGAGTAAAATTCGATGCAGACAATCCTGACTGGGGGTTCAAAGCTTTCATGCCCCTCAGTGAATTATATGAATGCAGTGCAGGTTATCTTTTGAATGATATATGTATCGTTGAAGCCCAGGTTGATGTCCCATTAATGATTGAAGATCAAGGATCTAATGTTTCTGTAACTACAGAGTCCTCaaggaaagaaaatgaaaggCCGGAACAAAATGTGAATCCTTTGCAAGCTCCAGACTCTTCACCAGCAACTAAGGCTGCATATATTGAGCTGATACCTCCCTTGCAGGATGCCCCAGGTTCTGGTAACTCTGCAAAAAGCTCTACTGTACCTTCTGCAGTCCAGGAAGTTGCGGAAGTCCCGACCAACCCAACTGGCAAGCTTATAGATTTTATGGGTTTTGGAAAAATAGAGAGCGCTTTTGTTCCATTGCTGGAGAAAGTTTGTTCAGTGCATCCTTCATTGATTGAGTGCCAAAGAAGGAGAGGCCGTAGCATAACACAATGCGCATTCCAAACTTTGGGTGAACTCTTGCACTTTCTGAAGACTACAAAGATCAAGGATATGACTCAAGAGACCTGTGAGCACCTTCAAACTTTGTGGGAGGATCTTGAGATCTTCAAATTTGACTTGGCTTGGCTTGAGCCTCACGTTCAATCTGCTTTGGCTATGAAGAAGCTTTTGGAAAAGGCAAGGAAGGTGAAAAGAATGAGAGAAGATGTGGAAGGCTTGGTTAATGAACAGAAGAGGCGAACTCTTGCACTAGCTGTTACAGAGATGGACCTGGAGGCAGCAAAGAAGGAGTTGTCAAAGGAGGAAGAAGGCTTCACTGAGATAGATATGGAAACTGAACTAGGTTATGGGATGCCTTAG
- the LOC133713665 gene encoding uncharacterized protein LOC133713665 isoform X2: MSIEMPKGLPFSVDTWSSSSKRKRHHFLTHAHKDHSTGISSHFSYPIYSTQRTKTVLQHYLKLDESLFVGIKVGQSVAIDEPDGAFTDTAFDANHCPAEVRSCSDFGQIKNPSLNPSILDPEAKALSDTETKQWRIKLSLFHSTREEQRVTIIAFFLYS, encoded by the exons ATGTCGATCGAAATGCCCAAAGGGCTCCCCTTTTCAGTTGATACGTGGAGTTCTTCTTCAAAGAGAAAGAGGCACCATTTCTTAACTCACGCCCACAAAGACCACTCCACTGGGATTTCCTCCCACTTTTCTTACCCGATTTACTCAACCCAACGCACCAAAACCGTCCTTCAACACTACCTCAAG CTTGATGAATCTTTGTTTGTGGGCATTAAAGTTGGGCAATCTGTAGCTATTGATGAACCGGATGGAGCCTTCACTGATACGGCTTTCGATGCCAATCACTGTCCTG CTGAGGTTAGAAGTTGCTCCGATTTTGGTCAAATTAAAAACCCAAGCTTAAACCCTTCGATTTTGGACCCAGAAGCAAAAGCACTCTCAGACACTGAGACGAAGCAATGGAGGATAAAACTGAGTCTGTTTCATTCAACAAGAGAAGAGCAGAGGGTAACTATAATTGCTTTTTTTCTCTATAGTTAA
- the LOC133713665 gene encoding uncharacterized protein LOC133713665 isoform X1, with product MSIEMPKGLPFSVDTWSSSSKRKRHHFLTHAHKDHSTGISSHFSYPIYSTQRTKTVLQHYLKLDESLFVGIKVGQSVAIDEPDGAFTDTAFDANHCPVLDHSLAEVRSCSDFGQIKNPSLNPSILDPEAKALSDTETKQWRIKLSLFHSTREEQRVTIIAFFLYS from the exons ATGTCGATCGAAATGCCCAAAGGGCTCCCCTTTTCAGTTGATACGTGGAGTTCTTCTTCAAAGAGAAAGAGGCACCATTTCTTAACTCACGCCCACAAAGACCACTCCACTGGGATTTCCTCCCACTTTTCTTACCCGATTTACTCAACCCAACGCACCAAAACCGTCCTTCAACACTACCTCAAG CTTGATGAATCTTTGTTTGTGGGCATTAAAGTTGGGCAATCTGTAGCTATTGATGAACCGGATGGAGCCTTCACTGATACGGCTTTCGATGCCAATCACTGTCCTG TCCTTGACCATTCTTTAGCTGAGGTTAGAAGTTGCTCCGATTTTGGTCAAATTAAAAACCCAAGCTTAAACCCTTCGATTTTGGACCCAGAAGCAAAAGCACTCTCAGACACTGAGACGAAGCAATGGAGGATAAAACTGAGTCTGTTTCATTCAACAAGAGAAGAGCAGAGGGTAACTATAATTGCTTTTTTTCTCTATAGTTAA
- the LOC133713665 gene encoding uncharacterized protein LOC133713665 isoform X3, with amino-acid sequence MSIEMPKGLPFSVDTWSSSSKRKRHHFLTHAHKDHSTGISSHFSYPIYSTQRTKTVLQHYLKLDESLFVGIKVGQSVAIDEPDGAFTDTAFDANHCPGIYLSC; translated from the exons ATGTCGATCGAAATGCCCAAAGGGCTCCCCTTTTCAGTTGATACGTGGAGTTCTTCTTCAAAGAGAAAGAGGCACCATTTCTTAACTCACGCCCACAAAGACCACTCCACTGGGATTTCCTCCCACTTTTCTTACCCGATTTACTCAACCCAACGCACCAAAACCGTCCTTCAACACTACCTCAAG CTTGATGAATCTTTGTTTGTGGGCATTAAAGTTGGGCAATCTGTAGCTATTGATGAACCGGATGGAGCCTTCACTGATACGGCTTTCGATGCCAATCACTGTCCTGGTATCTATCTTTCATG CTGA